In candidate division WOR-3 bacterium, the genomic stretch CTCTCTTATCTGCAGGATTACACGGACGCGCTCGAAGCATACGGCGCCGTCCTCAAAGAATTGCTGGTTCTCGATCTTAATTTTGTGAATAAATAAATTTCGATTCGACCCTTTTTCAAGGAGGGGCTATGAAAAAAATCGCCGTTTTGGCTGTAATAATTATCATAGTGCTGATCGTCGCTTTTTTCGCCGTGAAGAAATTCATTTTCGACAAGAAAAACAATAATTCCGTAGAAGAGATAGAAACCGAAGAAATTCCGCCTCTTGAGGTCAAGGGCGCGATTGCCGACAAGGGTGACGTCGCCGAATGGGTGGAGACCCTGGGAAGGGTGGACGCGACAAAAAGGGTGGACTTCATAAGCCCCTCAAACACAGTCATAGAAAGACTCTATGTCGGGCAGGGAGACAGCGTCAGGTCGGGACAGGCGTTGGCTCAGCTCAGGTATTCAAGCGAGATGGCAAGCTATGAACAGGCGCTTTTCGACCTTGAAAAGGCGCGGACAAGGTTCGAGTACGGCCTCGAAACCGGCGACACCAACAGGAACCTCTTGAGGATAAGCTCCGGTTTGGTCGACGCCGAAAGACAGTATGCCTCGATAGCGAGGACCGTCCAGGACCTCAACATAAGAGCGCCTTTCAGCGGAGTAGTCACTAACATCACGCTTGAAGCGGGGAGCAGTGTCCGGCAGGGCGAACTCGTTTTGTCTGTAATATCAGGCGGTGGGCTCATAGTCAGATCTTACGTCCCCCAGACAGAACTCTGGGGGCTCGGTATAGGCAACGGAGCAATCGTTTCGTCAGTCGAAGGCGACAGAAAGAG encodes the following:
- a CDS encoding efflux RND transporter periplasmic adaptor subunit, with translation MKKIAVLAVIIIIVLIVAFFAVKKFIFDKKNNNSVEEIETEEIPPLEVKGAIADKGDVAEWVETLGRVDATKRVDFISPSNTVIERLYVGQGDSVRSGQALAQLRYSSEMASYEQALFDLEKARTRFEYGLETGDTNRNLLRISSGLVDAERQYASIARTVQDLNIRAPFSGVVTNITLEAGSSVRQGELVLSVISGGGLIVRSYVPQTELWGLGIGNGAIVSSVEGDRKSEGTIVSVSPVVDEQGTGEAVVSVEGQWKVGEIVSVEIQSEVYPQRLRVPYDAVLNRQNKFLVFVVREGKAKWQWVTVGERGRDYIEILEGVQEGDTVLVEGQFTIAHDTKVKVFFE